Proteins encoded in a region of the Bacillus sp. T3 genome:
- a CDS encoding ABC transporter substrate-binding protein — protein MKKSLKIKLRSAFVALTAGFVLAGCGTSKGTEKASTSEVKENKQYELKVGYGQGSGATLFDVAELEGFFEDENLKVEGVGFASSADGLNALQAGKIDLGMTFGTAAPLTFISKGSDFSIIGGHLEGGHPILVQKKDKDKYKTLDDYKGKKVGTIRMFTSDIVFRSALSEAGIDWKKDLEIIEFKTPGDLLQAISSGKVDVAVSAGSTYLQAKEQNLAVVNWSNDLNPTHVCCRVVTRKDLLSEDNGEAYKRFLKALIRAERVRNEHPDEAVEAAKTHLKLDDKTVDSIVNEEHAHYSPDPNSKEVKKMWEQMKEIGYIENGEGIDINNNINLDLYERALDELIKEYPKDKKYYQEQLDRFNKQNL, from the coding sequence TTGAAGAAATCATTAAAAATTAAGCTGAGGTCTGCCTTCGTGGCACTAACTGCAGGATTTGTATTAGCAGGTTGTGGAACTAGTAAAGGTACAGAAAAAGCATCAACAAGTGAAGTAAAAGAAAATAAACAGTATGAGTTGAAAGTCGGATATGGTCAAGGTAGTGGAGCCACTTTATTTGATGTAGCCGAGCTAGAAGGATTTTTTGAAGATGAGAATTTAAAGGTGGAAGGGGTAGGCTTCGCTTCATCTGCGGATGGGTTAAATGCCTTGCAGGCTGGAAAAATTGATTTGGGGATGACGTTTGGAACCGCAGCACCACTTACGTTTATTTCAAAGGGCTCTGATTTTTCGATTATTGGCGGACATTTAGAAGGTGGTCACCCGATTTTAGTTCAAAAGAAAGATAAAGATAAATATAAAACATTAGATGATTACAAAGGGAAAAAAGTTGGGACAATCCGCATGTTTACCTCTGATATTGTATTCCGTTCGGCTCTTTCTGAGGCAGGAATTGACTGGAAGAAGGACTTGGAAATTATCGAATTTAAAACGCCTGGTGATTTACTTCAAGCGATTTCAAGTGGAAAGGTAGATGTGGCTGTTTCAGCTGGCTCAACCTACTTACAAGCAAAAGAACAAAACTTAGCTGTTGTAAACTGGAGTAATGATTTAAATCCAACCCACGTATGCTGCCGCGTTGTAACTAGAAAGGACTTATTATCAGAAGATAACGGGGAAGCCTATAAACGCTTCTTAAAAGCCCTCATTCGCGCGGAACGGGTAAGAAATGAACACCCAGACGAAGCAGTTGAAGCAGCAAAAACTCACTTAAAATTGGATGATAAAACAGTGGATTCAATCGTCAACGAAGAGCATGCCCACTATTCACCGGACCCTAATAGCAAAGAAGTAAAGAAAATGTGGGAGCAAATGAAAGAGATTGGTTACATTGAAAACGGTGAAGGGATCGATATCAATAACAATATTAATCTCGATCTTTATGAAAGAGCGCTAGATGAATTAATTAAAGAGTATCCAAAGGATAAGAAATATTATCAGGAACAACTAGACCGATTTAATAAACAAAATCTGTAG
- a CDS encoding NADPH-dependent FMN reductase yields MGIFSKLFSNSTIKENENMTNETLKIGIILGSTRQGRVSPQVGEWVKGIADKRSDAQYEIVDIAEYKLPFLGEGTGEEPGIAAWNEKLASLDGFVFIVQEYNHSITAALKNAIDFAREAWNNKAAGIVSYGSTGGARAAEHLRGICGELKIADVRTHPTLSLFTDFENGSVFKPAELHLTNVNAMLDEVNEWSSALKTIRQ; encoded by the coding sequence ATGGGTATATTTTCAAAACTTTTCTCAAATTCGACTATAAAGGAGAACGAAAATATGACAAACGAAACGTTAAAAATTGGAATTATTTTGGGCAGTACAAGACAAGGACGTGTAAGTCCTCAGGTTGGTGAATGGGTAAAAGGAATTGCTGATAAACGTAGTGATGCACAATATGAAATCGTTGATATCGCTGAATATAAATTGCCGTTTCTTGGAGAAGGTACGGGCGAGGAGCCAGGAATCGCTGCTTGGAATGAAAAGCTTGCAAGTTTAGATGGCTTCGTTTTTATCGTACAAGAATACAATCATAGTATTACTGCAGCACTTAAAAATGCGATTGATTTTGCCCGTGAAGCTTGGAATAATAAAGCGGCTGGAATTGTGAGCTATGGTTCAACTGGAGGTGCCCGTGCAGCTGAGCATTTACGTGGAATTTGCGGTGAATTGAAAATTGCTGATGTTCGGACACATCCAACATTGTCATTGTTTACAGATTTTGAAAACGGGTCTGTGTTCAAACCAGCAGAGCTCCATCTAACAAATGTTAATGCTATGCTCGATGAAGTCAATGAGTGGAGCAGTGCATTAAAAACGATAAGACAATAA
- a CDS encoding MFS transporter, translated as MNPTKKIKTYQDDVYVQSKRWTILIILNLFVFMSTLDASIVNIALPVIAKKLNLPVSQIQWVVTAYLIAICTFILFFGKLGDMYGKIKIFKLGSVIFLIGSLLCGLGSNLPLLILFRIIQAIGASMTMANSPGIVTDIFPANERGRAMGFIGTFVSLGSIAGPSLGGVLLSILGWQSIFWVNLPIGLIAIGIGWKLLPSDISFLKVKLDISGSLLFSIFIITLFSGLLLGQEVGYQNNLILSALALSFVSFVLFFWVEFHKPEPMLKLSLFKNKLFSLSILCGFLVFVSTFCFNIIGPFYTQDILHLSPFSAGLILMLFPATMAIVAPLSGALSDKIGSELLTFVGLIVMVISQLGLATLHTGSSITLVGVLVAMLGIGNGLFQSPNNSLIMSTVPKPHLGIAGSVNSLIRNVGMVVGITVATTTLFAVMSHKAGTRVTGVIPERPELFIEGMHVVFIASAGICLVSALLTGWRLAKAKVFVEKY; from the coding sequence ATGAATCCAACTAAGAAAATAAAAACATACCAAGATGACGTTTATGTCCAAAGCAAACGTTGGACGATTTTAATCATCTTAAATTTATTCGTGTTTATGTCGACACTAGATGCCAGCATCGTGAACATTGCGTTACCAGTTATTGCGAAGAAATTAAATCTGCCAGTATCCCAAATCCAATGGGTCGTTACGGCCTATTTAATTGCCATTTGTACCTTTATCCTTTTCTTCGGAAAACTTGGGGATATGTATGGAAAAATAAAAATCTTTAAGCTGGGATCAGTGATATTTTTAATCGGATCGCTCTTATGTGGATTAGGTTCCAATTTACCGTTATTAATCCTATTCCGAATCATCCAAGCGATTGGTGCATCGATGACCATGGCCAATAGTCCAGGAATTGTTACGGATATTTTCCCAGCAAATGAACGCGGGAGGGCGATGGGCTTTATCGGTACATTTGTCTCACTTGGCAGTATCGCCGGACCAAGTCTAGGAGGGGTACTGCTATCTATTCTAGGGTGGCAATCGATTTTTTGGGTCAACCTTCCGATTGGCCTAATTGCTATTGGAATTGGTTGGAAGTTACTTCCATCAGACATTAGCTTTTTAAAAGTAAAGCTTGATATTTCAGGTAGCCTATTATTTTCAATTTTTATCATTACTTTGTTTTCAGGACTTTTGCTTGGTCAAGAGGTCGGCTATCAAAACAACCTGATTCTATCAGCGTTAGCACTTTCATTTGTTAGTTTTGTTCTCTTTTTCTGGGTTGAGTTTCATAAGCCTGAACCCATGCTTAAGCTTTCTTTATTTAAAAATAAGTTGTTTTCGCTCAGTATTTTATGTGGGTTTCTTGTTTTTGTATCCACGTTCTGCTTTAACATTATCGGCCCTTTCTACACACAAGACATATTGCATTTATCGCCGTTCAGTGCAGGTCTCATCCTCATGCTTTTCCCAGCAACAATGGCGATTGTGGCTCCGTTAAGTGGTGCGCTATCAGATAAAATAGGTTCAGAACTACTAACGTTTGTCGGTTTAATTGTTATGGTCATTTCGCAGCTTGGGCTGGCCACACTTCATACAGGCAGTTCAATTACACTGGTTGGTGTATTGGTCGCAATGTTAGGGATTGGCAACGGACTGTTTCAATCACCTAATAATTCATTAATCATGTCCACAGTTCCGAAACCGCACTTAGGAATTGCTGGTAGTGTGAATTCTTTAATTCGAAATGTTGGAATGGTTGTTGGGATTACGGTTGCTACAACAACATTGTTTGCTGTAATGAGTCACAAAGCAGGAACACGTGTTACAGGAGTCATTCCTGAGCGACCAGAGTTGTTTATTGAAGGAATGCATGTCGTATTTATTGCATCCGCTGGAATATGCCTTGTTTCAGCTCTTTTAACAGGATGGCGCCTTGCAAAAGCAAAAGTGTTTGTGGAGAAATATTAG
- the resA gene encoding thiol-disulfide oxidoreductase ResA gives MQLKKKWYRTTQMALLSMLVLVTMFVFYAEFFREKEVDAAKVGRVSPGFTLKDGNGVEHSLSDYRGKGVIINFWATYCPPCEEEMPYLERAYKQYKNQGIEILGINADEPTRLVNQFASAKNLSFPILLDRNGVVVEKYQVQNLPITFVVDGNGEIVKIVYGELSEEKIAEFVELIKSK, from the coding sequence TTGCAGTTAAAAAAGAAATGGTATCGAACGACTCAAATGGCCCTCCTGTCGATGCTGGTATTGGTGACGATGTTTGTTTTTTATGCGGAGTTTTTTCGAGAAAAAGAGGTCGATGCGGCTAAGGTTGGTCGTGTATCACCCGGGTTCACGTTGAAGGATGGCAATGGAGTGGAGCATTCATTGTCTGATTATCGGGGCAAAGGAGTAATCATAAACTTTTGGGCAACATATTGTCCTCCTTGCGAAGAAGAAATGCCGTACCTTGAGAGAGCATACAAGCAATATAAAAATCAAGGAATCGAAATCTTAGGTATCAACGCAGATGAACCGACAAGGTTGGTCAATCAATTTGCCTCTGCAAAAAATCTTTCATTTCCGATATTACTAGACCGTAACGGCGTCGTAGTCGAGAAATATCAAGTTCAAAACTTACCTATTACATTTGTTGTCGATGGTAATGGTGAAATTGTAAAAATCGTTTACGGTGAATTATCTGAAGAAAAAATTGCTGAATTTGTTGAATTAATCAAATCAAAATAA
- the csaB gene encoding polysaccharide pyruvyl transferase CsaB, whose amino-acid sequence MEIVISGYYGFDNLGDEAILFSIIQELKNNLPNTRITVLSNNPDNTKELYGVNAVNRWNLLDVMKAIRQSDGLISGGGGLLQDKTSSKTISYYCGIMWIAHCFGKPVFVYSQGIGPISKYFNEKIVLLTLNKASFITVRDEVSKRLLLQLGVKKDVTVVVDPVLGIDFDDTNHSNWLKQSIKGERYISVSVRNTHSQDVIKKIASGLSPLAEKGKKIVFVPMFGSEDYHCSLEAKEKMTKEAQQHTYIAPYDLSIDEKATIIGSSELLIGMRLHSLILAVKKMTPFITISYDPKIDVFAKMCGQSIIGHVDSSSWDEQSLIMDIERRLVQKVPLAECTIQFARKAKQVAKKPASMVLKRLLINRVNMRLNALENK is encoded by the coding sequence ATGGAAATTGTGATATCTGGTTATTATGGTTTTGATAATTTGGGGGATGAGGCTATTCTTTTTTCAATTATCCAAGAATTAAAAAATAACCTTCCCAATACACGTATCACTGTACTTTCAAATAACCCTGATAATACAAAAGAATTATATGGCGTTAATGCTGTGAATCGATGGAATCTATTAGATGTCATGAAGGCAATAAGGCAATCAGATGGATTAATCAGTGGTGGTGGAGGTCTCTTACAAGATAAAACTAGTAGCAAAACGATTAGCTATTATTGTGGGATAATGTGGATTGCGCATTGTTTCGGTAAACCAGTTTTTGTTTATTCACAAGGAATTGGCCCAATCTCTAAATATTTTAATGAAAAAATTGTATTGCTAACCTTAAATAAAGCATCCTTTATCACCGTCAGAGATGAAGTTTCTAAACGTTTACTTCTTCAATTAGGCGTTAAAAAGGATGTAACTGTTGTGGTGGATCCAGTGCTGGGAATAGATTTTGACGATACAAATCATTCCAATTGGCTTAAACAAAGCATTAAGGGAGAGCGTTATATATCTGTATCTGTTCGTAATACCCATTCACAAGATGTGATAAAAAAAATTGCATCAGGGTTGTCACCTCTAGCTGAAAAAGGAAAGAAAATCGTATTTGTTCCAATGTTTGGAAGCGAAGATTATCATTGCTCGCTGGAAGCAAAAGAAAAGATGACCAAAGAAGCACAACAACATACATATATTGCACCATATGATTTGTCTATCGATGAGAAAGCAACCATAATTGGATCATCTGAATTATTAATTGGAATGAGGTTGCATTCATTAATATTAGCCGTTAAAAAAATGACACCATTTATTACTATTTCATATGATCCAAAAATTGATGTTTTTGCAAAAATGTGCGGTCAAAGTATCATAGGTCATGTTGATTCTAGTTCCTGGGATGAGCAATCTCTAATAATGGACATTGAGAGACGACTAGTACAAAAAGTACCGTTGGCTGAATGTACGATTCAATTTGCTCGTAAAGCAAAACAGGTGGCAAAAAAACCTGCGAGCATGGTATTAAAAAGACTACTAATTAATAGAGTTAATATGCGATTGAATGCCTTAGAAAATAAATAA
- a CDS encoding flavodoxin — MAKVILVFASMTGNTEEIAELVGKGVSDAGMELVVRELPAGEPKELEDYDGIILGSYTYGDGELADEFLDFFDEMNELNLSGKLGAVFGSGDRAYDQFCVAVDILSDKLVEQGAELPLEGLKIELAPEDEEVCIAFGRSFAEKVKSVHA, encoded by the coding sequence ATGGCAAAGGTAATTCTCGTTTTTGCAAGTATGACAGGAAACACAGAGGAAATCGCTGAATTGGTAGGTAAAGGTGTGAGTGATGCAGGTATGGAATTAGTTGTTCGCGAATTGCCTGCAGGAGAACCAAAGGAACTAGAAGATTATGATGGGATTATCCTTGGTTCCTATACATATGGCGATGGAGAGCTTGCAGATGAATTTTTAGATTTTTTCGATGAGATGAATGAATTAAATCTAAGCGGGAAGCTTGGAGCAGTCTTCGGTTCTGGTGATAGGGCTTATGATCAATTTTGTGTAGCGGTTGATATTCTTTCAGATAAGTTAGTAGAACAAGGGGCCGAACTTCCTCTGGAAGGATTGAAAATAGAATTGGCACCTGAGGATGAGGAAGTGTGTATTGCCTTTGGTCGTAGCTTTGCTGAAAAAGTTAAATCTGTTCATGCTTAA
- a CDS encoding ABC transporter permease, with amino-acid sequence MKKILKHYTSTILIGVVVLLAWDLLTRYGGLNPVIFPELTKVLSVFTDNAKELLVGLSSSLKLLVPAYIGSILLGIGGGLFLGLQSRIRAIFMPYVHLLSPLPPTLFVPYAIAVLPTFESASIFLIFIGTFWPIFQGTLQGVLIIDKHYLDNAKTLNLKGFDYLFKVIIPAASPYILGGAGSALTLSFLILTMAEMFGAESGMGYFIQYYTDFAQYDYVIAGMIFNSAVILIALLLFEKLKKRLLFWTNLKADSD; translated from the coding sequence GTGAAAAAAATTCTCAAACACTATACTAGTACAATCCTAATCGGTGTTGTAGTGCTCCTAGCATGGGATCTACTTACTCGATATGGGGGATTAAACCCAGTTATTTTTCCTGAATTAACGAAGGTATTGAGTGTTTTTACTGATAATGCGAAGGAATTATTAGTTGGCCTGAGCAGCTCTTTAAAGCTGCTCGTTCCAGCCTATATTGGGTCAATACTTTTAGGCATTGGTGGTGGATTGTTTCTCGGACTTCAAAGCCGCATACGTGCCATATTTATGCCGTACGTCCATTTATTAAGTCCGCTTCCGCCAACATTATTTGTACCGTATGCAATTGCTGTTCTACCAACCTTTGAATCTGCGTCTATTTTTTTGATCTTTATCGGAACTTTTTGGCCAATTTTTCAAGGAACACTACAAGGTGTTCTGATTATCGATAAACATTATTTAGATAATGCGAAAACACTAAATTTAAAGGGATTTGACTATTTATTTAAAGTCATTATTCCTGCTGCATCGCCTTATATACTTGGCGGAGCAGGCTCAGCGTTAACGCTATCCTTTTTGATTTTAACGATGGCAGAAATGTTTGGAGCTGAATCTGGAATGGGTTATTTTATCCAATATTACACAGATTTTGCACAATATGATTACGTCATTGCCGGGATGATTTTTAATAGTGCAGTTATTTTAATCGCTCTCTTACTCTTTGAAAAATTAAAGAAACGACTACTCTTCTGGACAAATTTAAAGGCGGATTCAGATTGA
- a CDS encoding FixH family protein: protein MRSGRMKYCILIMLSLIIFTVTGCTGKDEASHNITDGLEVTVTSSPSNAKLLEPVKVLATIKSGGVKVGDEAQVEFELIKKDGAPIGTVKPERIGEGKYQIETIFDEAGVYQIVSHVTLGVEHAMPIHEISVSP, encoded by the coding sequence TTGAGAAGCGGGAGAATGAAATATTGTATTCTAATTATGTTAAGTTTAATCATCTTCACGGTGACTGGATGCACTGGGAAAGATGAAGCCAGTCACAATATTACAGATGGACTTGAAGTGACGGTTACGAGTAGTCCTTCCAATGCAAAATTATTAGAACCAGTTAAGGTGCTGGCAACAATAAAGAGTGGTGGAGTTAAAGTTGGTGATGAAGCTCAAGTTGAGTTTGAACTGATAAAAAAGGATGGAGCGCCAATTGGTACTGTCAAACCAGAAAGAATTGGTGAGGGTAAGTATCAAATAGAAACAATTTTTGATGAAGCGGGAGTCTATCAGATTGTCTCCCACGTCACATTAGGAGTGGAACATGCGATGCCCATTCATGAAATATCAGTTTCTCCGTAA
- a CDS encoding acyl-CoA dehydrogenase family protein yields the protein MTINTTLGKTVFEIAEQLAQTFKDNAARRDQLGGTPKAERDLIRESGLLKLLIPKEFGGWGGTWTDVVQIVRIFSKYDSSLAHVYGYHFVNLITAHLWGNQKQQEYYYLETVNHNLFWGNAFNIVDLKLRAHQENGQYVLNGMKTFCTGSVDSDYLIVSAALEKQEDLFIAVVPTKRDGVTLNKDWDHFGQRQTDSGTVSFTNVIVKEDEILRDGFKASEFAKLRINIAHFILNHLFLGIMEGAFDEARNYSLTKARPRSPQVNSVIDDPIFQRHYGEFYVQIEAARLLVERTDVLFQRLWDKGEAITEEERAELNQAVYTAKVFTTKAGLDITSRIFEVLGSRSTATHYGFDRHWRNLRTMTLHVPVDSIIQDLGNKVLLEKLT from the coding sequence ATGACAATAAATACTACGCTCGGAAAGACTGTTTTCGAAATAGCAGAACAGCTAGCGCAGACATTTAAGGACAATGCAGCGCGAAGAGATCAATTAGGTGGCACTCCAAAGGCAGAGCGCGATCTAATTAGGGAAAGTGGATTATTGAAACTTTTGATCCCGAAGGAATTCGGGGGTTGGGGAGGAACATGGACGGATGTTGTTCAAATCGTTAGGATTTTTTCTAAATATGATAGTTCATTAGCCCATGTTTATGGATACCATTTTGTAAACTTAATAACCGCACATTTATGGGGGAATCAAAAACAACAAGAATATTATTACCTGGAGACAGTAAACCACAATTTATTCTGGGGTAATGCTTTTAACATTGTTGACCTTAAACTTCGTGCACACCAAGAAAATGGTCAGTATGTCTTAAATGGGATGAAAACATTTTGCACTGGTAGTGTCGATTCAGACTATTTGATTGTTTCAGCAGCTTTAGAAAAACAAGAGGATTTATTTATTGCGGTAGTTCCTACAAAACGCGATGGCGTTACGTTAAACAAGGATTGGGATCATTTCGGGCAAAGGCAAACAGATAGCGGAACTGTTTCGTTTACGAATGTAATCGTTAAGGAAGATGAAATCTTACGCGATGGATTTAAAGCAAGCGAGTTTGCGAAGTTACGTATAAATATTGCGCACTTCATTTTAAACCATTTGTTTCTTGGGATTATGGAGGGAGCCTTTGATGAGGCAAGGAACTATTCATTAACTAAAGCACGTCCGCGTTCACCTCAAGTGAATTCAGTAATAGATGATCCGATTTTTCAACGACATTACGGTGAGTTTTATGTGCAAATAGAAGCAGCAAGGCTCTTAGTGGAAAGAACAGATGTCCTCTTCCAACGATTGTGGGATAAAGGAGAAGCGATAACCGAAGAGGAAAGAGCAGAATTGAATCAAGCTGTTTATACCGCTAAAGTCTTTACGACAAAAGCAGGACTTGATATAACCTCTCGCATTTTTGAGGTGCTAGGAAGCCGTTCTACAGCTACACATTATGGATTTGATCGACACTGGCGCAATCTACGGACTATGACTCTGCATGTTCCGGTCGATTCAATTATCCAAGATTTAGGAAATAAGGTTTTGCTAGAAAAATTAACATGA
- a CDS encoding ABC transporter ATP-binding protein, translating to MSSLIEIKQTIDYSEMKKKKIEAKSISFGYQSGEILKNVDLDVQEGEFLVLMGPSGCGKSTFLRLMAGLEQPKKGEIIIDGVPSTETTPDCGVVFQDYSLFPWLSAEENIVLALKQKLKKPKKELQQIAEEYLGLVQLGHAVKKYPGQMSGGMKQRAAIARALAFGSDLMLMDEPFGALDPLTRIHLQDLLLQISHDQRRTIVFVTHDADEAIYLADRIVMFSLGSEGVTTTSVDVPFKKPRNRKKLFSSNEFMKFREHILTIMNQGLLDKLEEKYVVGSDGEGI from the coding sequence ATGAGCAGCTTAATTGAGATCAAGCAGACAATCGATTACTCGGAAATGAAAAAGAAAAAAATTGAAGCAAAATCCATCAGCTTTGGATATCAAAGTGGTGAAATATTAAAAAATGTGGATCTGGATGTGCAGGAAGGAGAATTTCTTGTCTTAATGGGACCGAGCGGTTGTGGGAAAAGTACATTTTTACGACTAATGGCCGGACTTGAGCAGCCAAAGAAAGGAGAAATCATCATTGATGGGGTTCCTTCAACAGAGACAACACCAGATTGCGGCGTGGTCTTTCAGGATTACTCTCTATTTCCTTGGTTATCTGCCGAAGAAAACATTGTCCTAGCATTGAAACAAAAGCTAAAGAAACCAAAGAAAGAACTTCAACAAATTGCTGAAGAATATTTAGGACTTGTTCAATTAGGTCACGCTGTCAAAAAATACCCGGGTCAAATGTCAGGAGGAATGAAACAGCGTGCAGCAATAGCAAGGGCCTTAGCGTTTGGGTCAGATTTAATGCTAATGGATGAACCCTTTGGTGCATTGGATCCCTTAACTCGCATTCATTTACAAGATTTATTATTACAAATCAGTCATGACCAAAGAAGAACAATTGTATTTGTTACTCATGATGCGGATGAAGCCATTTATTTAGCGGATCGAATCGTCATGTTCTCCCTAGGTTCTGAGGGTGTCACGACAACAAGTGTCGATGTTCCCTTTAAAAAACCAAGAAATCGAAAAAAATTGTTTAGTAGTAATGAATTTATGAAGTTTCGAGAACACATCCTGACCATTATGAATCAAGGCTTGCTGGATAAATTAGAAGAAAAATACGTGGTTGGTTCGGATGGAGAAGGAATCTAA
- a CDS encoding MarR family winged helix-turn-helix transcriptional regulator, translating to MYKQPIGKLISMIYRKNQKFLTKELKPYNIGGGGQHSFLIEILLHPGINQDQLTHHLRFDKATTARTVKQLELAGYIERKVDENDRRSYRLYPTQTGVDFLPILQHILEEANHRLTKELTEVEGLQLVDLLKKLVDE from the coding sequence ATGTATAAACAACCAATAGGGAAACTTATTTCGATGATTTACCGCAAAAACCAAAAGTTTTTAACAAAAGAACTAAAGCCCTATAATATTGGTGGGGGAGGGCAGCATAGCTTTCTAATAGAAATACTTTTGCACCCTGGAATTAATCAAGATCAACTTACTCATCACTTGAGATTTGATAAGGCAACAACCGCAAGGACCGTCAAGCAACTTGAATTAGCTGGTTACATCGAACGAAAAGTTGATGAGAATGATCGTCGCTCCTATCGATTATACCCAACTCAAACAGGGGTAGATTTCCTACCTATACTTCAGCACATCCTTGAAGAAGCAAATCATCGTTTAACCAAAGAGCTTACCGAGGTTGAAGGGCTACAATTAGTTGACCTGTTGAAAAAGTTAGTTGACGAGTAG